Proteins from one Xiphophorus hellerii strain 12219 chromosome 8, Xiphophorus_hellerii-4.1, whole genome shotgun sequence genomic window:
- the egfl7 gene encoding epidermal growth factor-like protein 7 isoform X1, whose amino-acid sequence MYQELLLSSALLFLHVMGTPQFFGHHGRRACSGDLRHNVILATESYAQPVHKPYITLCQGHRLCSTYKTTYSLAYRQVSRIASASHFYPDCCPGWRRFHSHSCNQALCAEPCANGGTCLKPNKCACPPGWTGHRCQTDADECGGRQPCAQLCVNTAGSYRCACRDGFTLAGDGRSCHQLPPPSPTPTQGSRAAVGGHADAGGSFGLAENVTEEVQSLRNRVELLEKKLQLVLAPFSSIFPPPLDDSFPEKTTLLSHSFRQLDRIDSLSEQIGFLEERLGTCEQPSAWHWIPCCSQKKKGEKNK is encoded by the exons atgtACCAAGAGCTGCTCCTCTCCTccgccctcctcttcctccatgtGATGGGCACTCCCCAGTTCTTCGGGCATCATGG AAGGAGGGCGTGCAGCGGCGACCTCCGACACAATGTCATCCTGGCAACAGAGTCCTACGCCCAGCCGGTGCACAAGCCCTACATCACCCTGTGTCAAGGCCATCGCCTCTGCAGCACATACAA AACAACGTACTCGTTAGCTTACCGGCAGGTGAGCAGGATAGCGTCGGCCTCGCATTTCTACCCAGACTGCTGCCCCGGTTGGCGGAGATTTCACTCACACAGCTGCAACCAAG CTCTGTGTGCAGAACCCTGTGCTAATGGTGGCACCTGTTTGAAACCCAATAAGTGCGCGTGCCCCCCCGGCTGGACGGGACACCGGTGCCAAACGG ATGCGGACGAGTGCGGCGGGCGGCAGCCGTGCGCCCAGCTGTGCGTGAACACAGCTGGGAGCTACAGATGCGCCTGCAGAGACGGCTTCACGCTTGCGGGAGACGGACGGTCCTGTCACCAGCTTCCACCTCCGTCTCCGACACCCACCCAGGGCAGCCGGGCAGCAGTGGGTGGCCACGCCGACGCGG GAGGAAGCTTCGGCCTGGCGGAGAACGTCACAGAGGAGGTCCAGAGCCTGAGGAACAGAGTGGAGCTGCTGGAAAAG aagctgcagctggtgTTGGCGCCATTCAGCAGCATCTTCCCGCCGCCGCTGGACGACAGCTTCCCGGAGAAGACCACCCTACTGTCCCACTCCTTCCGGCAGCTGGACCGCATCGACTCCCTCAGCGAGCAGATCGGCTTCCTGGAGGAGCGCCTCGGCACATGTGAGCAGCCGAGCGCTTGGCATTGGATTCCTTGTTGCTCTCAGAagaagaagggggaaaaaaataaataa
- the agpat2 gene encoding 1-acyl-sn-glycerol-3-phosphate acyltransferase beta isoform X2, which produces MDVVWMLLLLFPLLMWTSSTFVFYFKKFFYVAWMMFLAILGIPVCLLKSGGRDVENMRIIRSMVRHVKYLFGLRIEVSGWEHLQTEGPYVIISNHQSSLDVLGMMEILPDRCTTIAKKELVYAGTVGLICWLAGIVFINRKKTSDAKSVMADAAKTMLDEQIRLWVFPEGTRNQNGDLLPFKKGAFHLAVQAQVPIVPVVFSSYSSFYLRKEKQFKSGVIRLRILPKIETKGLTSDDVSCLSDQSHSLMRTAFLEISDLVAKSNGPLKH; this is translated from the exons ATGGATGTGGtgtggatgctgctgctgctgtttccacTCCTGATGTGGACCAGCAGCACGTTTGTGTTCTATTTCAAAAAGTTCTTCTACGTGGCCTGGATGATGTTCCTGGCCATACTGGGGATTCCCGTATGTTTACTTAAAAGCGGAGGGAGAGACGTGGAAAACATGAG GATTATCCGTTCTATGGTCCGTCATGTCAAGTACTTGTTTGGGCTTCGAATTGAAGTGAGCGGCTGGGAGCACCTGCAGACAGAAGGGCCTTATGTCATCATCTCTAACCACCAGAGCTCCCTGGATGTTCTGG GGATGATGGAGATCCTACCCGACCGCTGCACCACGATAGCCAAGAAGGAGCTGGTTTACGCCGGCACGGTCGGCCTCATCTGCTGGCTCGCCGGCATCGTTTTCATCAACCGCAAAAAGACGAGCGACGCCAAGAGCGTCATGGCCGACGCTGCCAAAACCATGCTCGACGAGCAG ATTCGATTGTGGGTCTTCCCAGAGGGAACGCGCAACCAGAACGGCGACTTGCTGCCCTTTAAAAAAGGGGCTTTCCACCTGGCTGTGCAGGCACAA gtTCCCATCGTACCTGTAGTCTTCTCCTCCTACAGCAGTTTCTACCTTCGGAAAGAAAAGCAGTTCAAATCAG gaGTCATCAGGTTGAGGATCCTTCCAAAGATTGAGACAAAGGGACTGACCTCAGACGACGTGTCTTGTCTGTCTGACCAATCGCACAGCCTGATGCGTACCGCTTTCCTGGAAATCTCCGACTTGGTAGCCAAGAGCAACGGGCCCCTAAAGCACTGA
- the agpat2 gene encoding 1-acyl-sn-glycerol-3-phosphate acyltransferase beta isoform X1, with protein MDVVWMLLLLFPLLMWTSSTFVFYFKKFFYVAWMMFLAILGIPVCLLKSGGRDVENMRIIRSMVRHVKYLFGLRIEVSGWEHLQTEGPYVIISNHQSSLDVLGRRRGSCHVTPEPGMMEILPDRCTTIAKKELVYAGTVGLICWLAGIVFINRKKTSDAKSVMADAAKTMLDEQIRLWVFPEGTRNQNGDLLPFKKGAFHLAVQAQVPIVPVVFSSYSSFYLRKEKQFKSGVIRLRILPKIETKGLTSDDVSCLSDQSHSLMRTAFLEISDLVAKSNGPLKH; from the exons ATGGATGTGGtgtggatgctgctgctgctgtttccacTCCTGATGTGGACCAGCAGCACGTTTGTGTTCTATTTCAAAAAGTTCTTCTACGTGGCCTGGATGATGTTCCTGGCCATACTGGGGATTCCCGTATGTTTACTTAAAAGCGGAGGGAGAGACGTGGAAAACATGAG GATTATCCGTTCTATGGTCCGTCATGTCAAGTACTTGTTTGGGCTTCGAATTGAAGTGAGCGGCTGGGAGCACCTGCAGACAGAAGGGCCTTATGTCATCATCTCTAACCACCAGAGCTCCCTGGATGTTCTGGGTAGGCGTCGTGGTTCCTGTCATGTCACCCCTGAACCAG GGATGATGGAGATCCTACCCGACCGCTGCACCACGATAGCCAAGAAGGAGCTGGTTTACGCCGGCACGGTCGGCCTCATCTGCTGGCTCGCCGGCATCGTTTTCATCAACCGCAAAAAGACGAGCGACGCCAAGAGCGTCATGGCCGACGCTGCCAAAACCATGCTCGACGAGCAG ATTCGATTGTGGGTCTTCCCAGAGGGAACGCGCAACCAGAACGGCGACTTGCTGCCCTTTAAAAAAGGGGCTTTCCACCTGGCTGTGCAGGCACAA gtTCCCATCGTACCTGTAGTCTTCTCCTCCTACAGCAGTTTCTACCTTCGGAAAGAAAAGCAGTTCAAATCAG gaGTCATCAGGTTGAGGATCCTTCCAAAGATTGAGACAAAGGGACTGACCTCAGACGACGTGTCTTGTCTGTCTGACCAATCGCACAGCCTGATGCGTACCGCTTTCCTGGAAATCTCCGACTTGGTAGCCAAGAGCAACGGGCCCCTAAAGCACTGA
- the egfl7 gene encoding epidermal growth factor-like protein 7 isoform X2 — protein sequence MYQELLLSSALLFLHVMGTPQFFGHHGRRACSGDLRHNVILATESYAQPVHKPYITLCQGHRLCSTYKTTYSLAYRQVSRIASASHFYPDCCPGWRRFHSHSCNQALCAEPCANGGTCLKPNKCACPPGWTGHRCQTDADECGGRQPCAQLCVNTAGSYRCACRDGFTLAGDGRSCHQLPPPSPTPTQGSRAAVGGHADAGGSFGLAENVTEEVQSLRNRVELLEKKLQLVLAPFSSIFPPPLDDSFPEKTTLLSHSFRQLDRIDSLSEQIGFLEERLGTCSCQED from the exons atgtACCAAGAGCTGCTCCTCTCCTccgccctcctcttcctccatgtGATGGGCACTCCCCAGTTCTTCGGGCATCATGG AAGGAGGGCGTGCAGCGGCGACCTCCGACACAATGTCATCCTGGCAACAGAGTCCTACGCCCAGCCGGTGCACAAGCCCTACATCACCCTGTGTCAAGGCCATCGCCTCTGCAGCACATACAA AACAACGTACTCGTTAGCTTACCGGCAGGTGAGCAGGATAGCGTCGGCCTCGCATTTCTACCCAGACTGCTGCCCCGGTTGGCGGAGATTTCACTCACACAGCTGCAACCAAG CTCTGTGTGCAGAACCCTGTGCTAATGGTGGCACCTGTTTGAAACCCAATAAGTGCGCGTGCCCCCCCGGCTGGACGGGACACCGGTGCCAAACGG ATGCGGACGAGTGCGGCGGGCGGCAGCCGTGCGCCCAGCTGTGCGTGAACACAGCTGGGAGCTACAGATGCGCCTGCAGAGACGGCTTCACGCTTGCGGGAGACGGACGGTCCTGTCACCAGCTTCCACCTCCGTCTCCGACACCCACCCAGGGCAGCCGGGCAGCAGTGGGTGGCCACGCCGACGCGG GAGGAAGCTTCGGCCTGGCGGAGAACGTCACAGAGGAGGTCCAGAGCCTGAGGAACAGAGTGGAGCTGCTGGAAAAG aagctgcagctggtgTTGGCGCCATTCAGCAGCATCTTCCCGCCGCCGCTGGACGACAGCTTCCCGGAGAAGACCACCCTACTGTCCCACTCCTTCCGGCAGCTGGACCGCATCGACTCCCTCAGCGAGCAGATCGGCTTCCTGGAGGAGCGCCTCGGCACAT gctcttGTCAGGAGGATTAG